In the Bombus pyrosoma isolate SC7728 linkage group LG15, ASM1482585v1, whole genome shotgun sequence genome, one interval contains:
- the LOC122575537 gene encoding hippocampus abundant transcript 1 protein-like isoform X1, with protein MPPGAKGGAEGLGPSCSEIHNSQEHAIAKLTPSLTFAQQCYRHLKSSGIGEASVYHALVVIFLEFFAWGLLTMPVISVLNITFPNHTFLMNGLIMGIKGILSFLSAPLIGALSDVWGRKFFLLITVAFTCAPIPLMSINTWWFFAMISISGVFACTFSVVFAYVADVTEEHQRSPAYGLVSATFAASMVISPALGDYVMKVYGENLVVALATAIAVLDVFFILVAVPESLPEKARPPAPISWEQADPFAYLGKVGKDHTILMLCITVFLSYLPEAGQYSCIFVYLTKVMGFTALMVAFFIAVVGILSVGAQTLLGVLIKTLGSKHTIMLGLLFEMLQLMWFGFGSQTWMMWAAGVLAAVSSITYPAISAFISMHSDADKQGLVQGMVTGMRGLCNGLGPAMFGVIFYLFRVDLNDNSPSLPARPSPLDENNKTGTATQHLDIMPQIVTQLVPGPPFVFGALLVICALLVAAFIPESNTMPTGPLHHPSTSRRLSGKYAYQKCLSLDVHYEGDKLGSGKGKIGPLSPLVDNCNSAAL; from the exons ATGCCCCCTGGGGCAAAAGGTGGAGCAGAGGGCCTGGGCCCCTCCTGTTCTGAAATTCACAACAGCCAAGAACATGCTATTGCTAAACTCACACCTTCTCTTACATTTGCTCAGCAATGCTACAGACATCTTAAG aGTTCCGGTATAGGAGAGGCAAGTGTGTACCATGCTCTGgttgtaatatttttggaattttttgcATGGGGTTTATTAACCATGcctgttatttctgtattaaatattacatttccaAATCATACGTTCCTGATGAATGGTTTGATAATGGGCATTAAAGGAATCTTATCATTTCTTTCTGCACCATTAATTGGTGCCTTGTCTGATGTATGGGGTCGAAAATTCTTTCTACTTATCACAGTAGCCTTCACATGTGCACCGATTCCTCTAATGAGCATTAATACATGGTGGTTCTTTGCTATGATCTCCATCAGTGGTGTCTTTGCTTGCACATTTTCAGTGGTATTTGCATATGTTGCTGATGTTACTGAGGAACATCAAAGATCTCCAGCATATGGTTTA gtATCTGCAACTTTTGCTGCAAGTATGGTAATAAGCCCAGCATTGGGAGATTATGTCATGAAAGTGTATGGAGAAAATCTTGTGGTTGCATTAGCAACAGCTATTGCAGTGTTGGATGTGTTTTTTATATTAGTGGCTGTACCTGAAAGTTTGCCTGAAAAAGCTCGTCCACCAGCACCTATTTCTTGGGAGCAGGCAGACCCCTTTGCTTATCTTGGAAag gTTGGCAAAGATCACACTATTTTAATGTTGTGTATTACTGTGTTCCTGAGCTATCTTCCTGAAGCAGGACAGTATAGTTGTATATTTGTCTACTTGACTAAGGTTATGGGATTTACTGCTTTAATGGTAGCATTTTTTATTGCCGTGGTTGGAATTTTAAGCGTTGGCGCTCAAACTCTCTTGGGCGTTTTGATAAAGACACTTGGCAGTAAACATACTATAATGTTAGGCCTTCTATTTGAGATGTTACAACTTATGTGGTTTGGCTTCGGTTCACAAACAtg GATGATGTGGGCAGCTGGAGTGCTTGCTGCTGTGTCAAGTATTACATATCCTGCAATCTCTGCGTTTATATCCATGCATTCTGATGCAGATAAGCAAGGTTTGGTACAAGGCATGGTAACCGGAATGCGTGGATTATGTAATGGTCTAGGGCCAGCAATGTTTGGAgtaatcttttatctttttcgcGTTGATCTCAACGATAATTCTCCTTCCCTTCCTGCAAGGCCATCTCCATTagatgaaaataacaaaacagGAACTGCCACGCAACATCTTGATATTATGCCACAAATAGTAACCCAG CTTGTACCAGGACCACCATTTGTGTTTGGTGCATTACTTGTGATATGTGCATTACTAGTAGCTGCATTTATACCTGAATCAAACACAATGCCAACTGGTCCATTACATCATCCATCCACCTCCCGGAGGCTCTCCGGTAAATACGCATATCAGAAAT GTTTATCCTTGGATGTACATTATGAGGGAGACAAATTGGGAAGCGGGAAAGGAAAAATAGGACCGCTGTCACCTCTAGTCGACAATTGCAACTCTGCTGCTCTATAG
- the LOC122575537 gene encoding hippocampus abundant transcript 1 protein-like isoform X2, protein MKLKKRKSLCAQCVNMPAKVSKKVVGMIVRSRKFIIKDGVITSSGIGEASVYHALVVIFLEFFAWGLLTMPVISVLNITFPNHTFLMNGLIMGIKGILSFLSAPLIGALSDVWGRKFFLLITVAFTCAPIPLMSINTWWFFAMISISGVFACTFSVVFAYVADVTEEHQRSPAYGLVSATFAASMVISPALGDYVMKVYGENLVVALATAIAVLDVFFILVAVPESLPEKARPPAPISWEQADPFAYLGKVGKDHTILMLCITVFLSYLPEAGQYSCIFVYLTKVMGFTALMVAFFIAVVGILSVGAQTLLGVLIKTLGSKHTIMLGLLFEMLQLMWFGFGSQTWMMWAAGVLAAVSSITYPAISAFISMHSDADKQGLVQGMVTGMRGLCNGLGPAMFGVIFYLFRVDLNDNSPSLPARPSPLDENNKTGTATQHLDIMPQIVTQLVPGPPFVFGALLVICALLVAAFIPESNTMPTGPLHHPSTSRRLSGKYAYQKCLSLDVHYEGDKLGSGKGKIGPLSPLVDNCNSAAL, encoded by the exons aGTTCCGGTATAGGAGAGGCAAGTGTGTACCATGCTCTGgttgtaatatttttggaattttttgcATGGGGTTTATTAACCATGcctgttatttctgtattaaatattacatttccaAATCATACGTTCCTGATGAATGGTTTGATAATGGGCATTAAAGGAATCTTATCATTTCTTTCTGCACCATTAATTGGTGCCTTGTCTGATGTATGGGGTCGAAAATTCTTTCTACTTATCACAGTAGCCTTCACATGTGCACCGATTCCTCTAATGAGCATTAATACATGGTGGTTCTTTGCTATGATCTCCATCAGTGGTGTCTTTGCTTGCACATTTTCAGTGGTATTTGCATATGTTGCTGATGTTACTGAGGAACATCAAAGATCTCCAGCATATGGTTTA gtATCTGCAACTTTTGCTGCAAGTATGGTAATAAGCCCAGCATTGGGAGATTATGTCATGAAAGTGTATGGAGAAAATCTTGTGGTTGCATTAGCAACAGCTATTGCAGTGTTGGATGTGTTTTTTATATTAGTGGCTGTACCTGAAAGTTTGCCTGAAAAAGCTCGTCCACCAGCACCTATTTCTTGGGAGCAGGCAGACCCCTTTGCTTATCTTGGAAag gTTGGCAAAGATCACACTATTTTAATGTTGTGTATTACTGTGTTCCTGAGCTATCTTCCTGAAGCAGGACAGTATAGTTGTATATTTGTCTACTTGACTAAGGTTATGGGATTTACTGCTTTAATGGTAGCATTTTTTATTGCCGTGGTTGGAATTTTAAGCGTTGGCGCTCAAACTCTCTTGGGCGTTTTGATAAAGACACTTGGCAGTAAACATACTATAATGTTAGGCCTTCTATTTGAGATGTTACAACTTATGTGGTTTGGCTTCGGTTCACAAACAtg GATGATGTGGGCAGCTGGAGTGCTTGCTGCTGTGTCAAGTATTACATATCCTGCAATCTCTGCGTTTATATCCATGCATTCTGATGCAGATAAGCAAGGTTTGGTACAAGGCATGGTAACCGGAATGCGTGGATTATGTAATGGTCTAGGGCCAGCAATGTTTGGAgtaatcttttatctttttcgcGTTGATCTCAACGATAATTCTCCTTCCCTTCCTGCAAGGCCATCTCCATTagatgaaaataacaaaacagGAACTGCCACGCAACATCTTGATATTATGCCACAAATAGTAACCCAG CTTGTACCAGGACCACCATTTGTGTTTGGTGCATTACTTGTGATATGTGCATTACTAGTAGCTGCATTTATACCTGAATCAAACACAATGCCAACTGGTCCATTACATCATCCATCCACCTCCCGGAGGCTCTCCGGTAAATACGCATATCAGAAAT GTTTATCCTTGGATGTACATTATGAGGGAGACAAATTGGGAAGCGGGAAAGGAAAAATAGGACCGCTGTCACCTCTAGTCGACAATTGCAACTCTGCTGCTCTATAG
- the LOC122575537 gene encoding hippocampus abundant transcript 1 protein-like isoform X3, whose translation MPPGAKGGAEGLGPSCSEIHNSQEHAIAKLTPSLTFAQQCYRHLKSSGIGEASVYHALVVIFLEFFAWGLLTMPVISVLNITFPNHTFLMNGLIMGIKGILSFLSAPLIGALSDVWGRKFFLLITVAFTCAPIPLMSINTWWFFAMISISGVFACTFSVVFAYVADVTEEHQRSPAYGLVSATFAASMVISPALGDYVMKVYGENLVVALATAIAVLDVFFILVAVPESLPEKARPPAPISWEQADPFAYLGKVGKDHTILMLCITVFLSYLPEAGQYSCIFVYLTKVMGFTALMVAFFIAVVGILSVGAQTLLGVLIKTLGSKHTIMLGLLFEMLQLMWFGFGSQTWMMWAAGVLAAVSSITYPAISAFISMHSDADKQGLVQGMVTGMRGLCNGLGPAMFGVIFYLFRVDLNDNSPSLPARPSPLDENNKTGTATQHLDIMPQIVTQLVPGPPFVFGALLVICALLVAAFIPESNTMPTGPLHHPSTSRRLSGLSLDVHYEGDKLGSGKGKIGPLSPLVDNCNSAAL comes from the exons ATGCCCCCTGGGGCAAAAGGTGGAGCAGAGGGCCTGGGCCCCTCCTGTTCTGAAATTCACAACAGCCAAGAACATGCTATTGCTAAACTCACACCTTCTCTTACATTTGCTCAGCAATGCTACAGACATCTTAAG aGTTCCGGTATAGGAGAGGCAAGTGTGTACCATGCTCTGgttgtaatatttttggaattttttgcATGGGGTTTATTAACCATGcctgttatttctgtattaaatattacatttccaAATCATACGTTCCTGATGAATGGTTTGATAATGGGCATTAAAGGAATCTTATCATTTCTTTCTGCACCATTAATTGGTGCCTTGTCTGATGTATGGGGTCGAAAATTCTTTCTACTTATCACAGTAGCCTTCACATGTGCACCGATTCCTCTAATGAGCATTAATACATGGTGGTTCTTTGCTATGATCTCCATCAGTGGTGTCTTTGCTTGCACATTTTCAGTGGTATTTGCATATGTTGCTGATGTTACTGAGGAACATCAAAGATCTCCAGCATATGGTTTA gtATCTGCAACTTTTGCTGCAAGTATGGTAATAAGCCCAGCATTGGGAGATTATGTCATGAAAGTGTATGGAGAAAATCTTGTGGTTGCATTAGCAACAGCTATTGCAGTGTTGGATGTGTTTTTTATATTAGTGGCTGTACCTGAAAGTTTGCCTGAAAAAGCTCGTCCACCAGCACCTATTTCTTGGGAGCAGGCAGACCCCTTTGCTTATCTTGGAAag gTTGGCAAAGATCACACTATTTTAATGTTGTGTATTACTGTGTTCCTGAGCTATCTTCCTGAAGCAGGACAGTATAGTTGTATATTTGTCTACTTGACTAAGGTTATGGGATTTACTGCTTTAATGGTAGCATTTTTTATTGCCGTGGTTGGAATTTTAAGCGTTGGCGCTCAAACTCTCTTGGGCGTTTTGATAAAGACACTTGGCAGTAAACATACTATAATGTTAGGCCTTCTATTTGAGATGTTACAACTTATGTGGTTTGGCTTCGGTTCACAAACAtg GATGATGTGGGCAGCTGGAGTGCTTGCTGCTGTGTCAAGTATTACATATCCTGCAATCTCTGCGTTTATATCCATGCATTCTGATGCAGATAAGCAAGGTTTGGTACAAGGCATGGTAACCGGAATGCGTGGATTATGTAATGGTCTAGGGCCAGCAATGTTTGGAgtaatcttttatctttttcgcGTTGATCTCAACGATAATTCTCCTTCCCTTCCTGCAAGGCCATCTCCATTagatgaaaataacaaaacagGAACTGCCACGCAACATCTTGATATTATGCCACAAATAGTAACCCAG CTTGTACCAGGACCACCATTTGTGTTTGGTGCATTACTTGTGATATGTGCATTACTAGTAGCTGCATTTATACCTGAATCAAACACAATGCCAACTGGTCCATTACATCATCCATCCACCTCCCGGAGGCTCTCCG GTTTATCCTTGGATGTACATTATGAGGGAGACAAATTGGGAAGCGGGAAAGGAAAAATAGGACCGCTGTCACCTCTAGTCGACAATTGCAACTCTGCTGCTCTATAG